In the Dysidea avara chromosome 14, odDysAvar1.4, whole genome shotgun sequence genome, aagaatagctattcacagcagaaatttcaaggcaatccgttgtttcgttcctcggctagcttgataaaggtaccaaagtgtccggaattgtacgctgtccggaaatacccgcatttaccttaatCTTACATTTAGCTACGGAATGGCTGACCCTAGAGCTGACCCAACTTTTGCGTTTGTTGTGTGGACAGATGGAAAAAAGAGCGTAGTAAGACGCAAAACAATTGTGAGTGGCAAAGCTGCCCCAGGCCAAGAGGTCGTAGTAAAGTGGAAAGGCGGCCGGCGATATGCTGCCAAGGTGATAGAAGTCGGTAAGACATTATATTAAATTAGCTAGCTgcttattaaaatttatttaactATTAAAGGAAATGATGAAGCAATACTGACTGAACTAATGAACAATGCAAGCCAGACACCACAACAGAGGAGGGATAACCAGACACCACAACAGAGGAGGGATAATCAGACATCACAACAGAGGAGGGATAGCCAGACATTACAACAGAAGAAGAGAAGAAAGAAGAAGCAAACTACTGTAGAAAGTCAGAGAACAACTAGAAACTGAAATGCTGGAAGACTTTGAAGATGACTTTGTGCCACCACTCCCACCTCCATTGTACATTCTCTCAAACTCTGAAACCAGCAATTCATCAGTGAGTGAAGCTGCCAGAAATCTCATCTCTACCAGTGCAGTTGGCAGCAGATACACAGCCAATCCCACCTCCTCCATCAGCGGCAGCAGACACACAGCAAATCCCATCTCCTCCACCAGTGGCAGTGGACACACAGCCAATCCCACCTCCTCCACCAGCGGCAGCAGACACACAGCAAATCCCATCTCCTCCACCAGTGGCAGTGGACACACAGCCACTCCCATCTCCTCCACCAGTGCAGTTGGCAGCAGACACACAGGCAATCCCATCTCCTCTACCAGTAGATACACAGCCAATCCTACCAGTAGACAGACAGCTAATCCCATCTCTTCCACCAGTACAATTGTTACTCAAACTACCGGCTCGATAACATCAGCTGGTACATTTAATGGAACAGCTGGGCCTCATTATTCTGGTGGTGCATGGAACTACTTAACTCAATATCCACCATACTCACCAGCTTATGCTGCATATCCACCTCAGTCTAACAGTATGTGGAGCTATTCTTCAACAGTCTCCCAACCCACAGTTAGTCAATCAGCCAACCATCAGGTCACAGATTTTTATGAACAGGTCCAACAACTGGATGGTAGGGTAAAGATAATCGAGGATAAACTGGCTGAATTAGGGCCAGTTTTGCAAGATGGCCATGACAATGATGACGACTTGGGGTTAGGGCTCTCAAGGGAACAGAACATTACGATCAAAATGATATGCAACAGCATGTCCACACAATGGAAGCCTGCCTTGAGGAAGATACTGGCAATAGTGTATGGCCATCAAGTTCTAGCCGTGTCGTGTGCTGTGGGCAGAACCAATGCAAATTCTACCCCTGCCCTCGATGGAAGAAAGCTGGATATAATAAaaagtacgtatgtacatgttcATATGAGAAATTGCATAAATGTATACATAATAGGGTTGATGTATGAGCACTTCACAAGAAGGTATCCGAATGAAATAACGAATGAGTCCATCAACATCGTCGTGAACAGTGCTTGTGCTCTATCGAAGAGAAAACTGAAACAAAAAGAGTAGCAGTCAACCATACCATAAAGTTAACAATATAATATAGCTGcagtatatgtacatgcatacattgaTCTTttcatgataatattatattagtgataaacaaaattacatacagtTTGCTTGCTACAAAATATGTACAGTACGCATGCAATTTACGTAGCGCATGCATTGTCATGCTTGTATACAATTTGCGAacatttgtatgcatacaaCAACTCTTTGTGAACAATTCATAAACATTTGCATGCATACAAATGATTGCATACAATTTACAAACAGttgtatacatacaaaatgGCCAATACCTCACTTTTGTATGTGTACACAAgtatacaattattatgtaaacAATTGATAACTGTATGCATGCAGATTGCATGCACATTTTTGTAAGGGTATAGTCTAGCACGCCACAGTATGTAATCATTGTTATAT is a window encoding:
- the LOC136244392 gene encoding uncharacterized protein isoform X1 translates to MLEDFEDDFVPPLPPPLYILSNSETSNSSVSEAARNLISTSAVGSRYTANPTSSISGSRHTANPISSTSGSGHTANPTSSTSGSRHTANPISSTSGSGHTATPISSTSAVGSRHTGNPISSTSRYTANPTSRQTANPISSTSTIVTQTTGSITSAGTFNGTAGPHYSGGAWNYLTQYPPYSPAYAAYPPQSNSMWSYSSTVSQPTVSQSANHQVTDFYEQVQQLDGRVKIIEDKLAELGPVLQDGHDNDDDLGLGLSREQNITIKMICNSMSTQWKPALRKILAIVYGHQVLAVSCAVGRTNANSTPALDGRKLDIIKSTYVHVHMRNCINVYIIGLMYEHFTRRYPNEITNESINIVVNSACALSKRKLKQKE
- the LOC136244392 gene encoding sericin-2-like isoform X2, with the protein product MLEDFEDDFVPPLPPPLYILSNSETSNSSVSEAARNLISTSAVGSRYTANPTSSISGSRHTANPISSTSGSGHTANPTSSTSGSRHTANPISSTSGSGHTATPISSTSAVGSRHTGNPISSTSRYTANPTSRQTANPISSTSTIVTQTTGSITSAGTFNGTAGPHYSGGAWNYLTQYPPYSPAYAAYPPQSNSMWSYSSTVSQPTVSQSANHQVTDFYEQVQQLDGRVKIIEDKLAELGPVLQDGHDNDDDLGLGLSREQNITIKMICNSMSTQWKPALRKILAIVYGHQVLAVSCAVGRTNANSTPALDGRKLDIIKRLMYEHFTRRYPNEITNESINIVVNSACALSKRKLKQKE